From the genome of Pseudomonas helvetica:
GGTCATCACGTAAGCCGCTGGCAGCCAGGCCATCTCGGCGGTCGTCGCCCCCAGCGCCCCTTGCAGGTAAGGCAGGTTGGCGACCACCAACGCATTGCCCAAACCACCGGTCAATGCCACCAGCAACCCGACCAATGCATAAGCCAAGCGCTTTGGTGTTGGGTGTAAAGGGGTCGAGGGGGAACCGGGCAAGCTTGGCCGTTCGTGGGGCTGCCAGTTGCGCGGGGCGTAGTGATCCATGGCGTGGCCTTGTCATCGGTAATGAAGGCAGTAGACCTGAGCCAGAGATTTCTTGCCAGTTCGCCGCACGGCAACCACCGATTTCAGGCCTTGAGCAGCATGTAGCCGGCCACCATCAGGCACACACTGGCAAACCCCACTTGAAGTGCCCGGGCCGGAACGCGGGCGCACAGTCGTCGCCCCACGACCATCCCGGCGATGCTCGCGGCGATAAAAGCCGCGCCCTGGGCATCGATGGTCACCCCGGCATGAAAGGCGCCGATCACTCCGGTTGCCGAGATCAAACTGATCACCATCAACGAGGTGGCGATGATGCCGCGCATCTGTACGTCGGTCAGTTGCTTGAATGCCGGCACGATCAGGAAACCCCCACCGACCCCGAGCAAGCCTGAAACCACGCCGGTCACCGCCCCCAATGCAGCCAGGGTTGCGGTGCATTTGGCGGTCCAGGAAAAGCGCCCGGTCTGTTGATCGAGCATGCAGTTCTTCTGGCCCCAGTTGGCGTGGCCGTGATCGCTCGGCCCCGCTTGCGGCTTTTCTCGCCGCAGCATCCGCCAGGCGATCATGATCATCAGCAGACTGAACAGGATCATCAGGACTTTTTCCGGCAACTGATGGGCGAAGTAGATGCCCACCGGTGAGAACACCGCCCCCAGCAACGCTATCAACAACGCCGCACGGTAACGCACCAACCCATGGCGCAAGCCGTCGATGGCACCGACCGCCGCCGCACTGCCCACCGCAAACAACGCCACCGGCGCTGCCTGGGTCATGCCCCAGCCCAGCCCGAGCACCAGGGCCGGGACTGCAAGAATGCCTCCGCCGGCCCCGGTCAGCCCCAGGATCAGGCCCATCACCACACCAAACAATGTCGCCAGCAGCATAGGGTTTTCTCAATCGACCTTGGACACACGAGTCAGCCACTCACGACCTTTGAGCATGCCGTTCCAGTAAAACCACGGCAGCAGCGTCGCCTTGAGAAACCATGCCGAACGCCGCGCCACAGTCGGCTCGAGGGGAAAAGTCGGCAGCAGCTTACCGGCATAGCCGAACTCGGCGAGTATCACCTTGCCCTTCTCCACCGTCAGCGGGCAGGAGCCATAACCGTCGTATTTCAGCGGCAAGGGTTGCTGTTTGCGCAAGGCCAGCA
Proteins encoded in this window:
- a CDS encoding sulfite exporter TauE/SafE family protein is translated as MLLATLFGVVMGLILGLTGAGGGILAVPALVLGLGWGMTQAAPVALFAVGSAAAVGAIDGLRHGLVRYRAALLIALLGAVFSPVGIYFAHQLPEKVLMILFSLLMIMIAWRMLRREKPQAGPSDHGHANWGQKNCMLDQQTGRFSWTAKCTATLAALGAVTGVVSGLLGVGGGFLIVPAFKQLTDVQMRGIIATSLMVISLISATGVIGAFHAGVTIDAQGAAFIAASIAGMVVGRRLCARVPARALQVGFASVCLMVAGYMLLKA